A section of the Candidatus Nitrosacidococcus sp. I8 genome encodes:
- a CDS encoding RrF2 family transcriptional regulator has protein sequence MQLTQYTDYSIRVLIYLCIHDKQLATISEIAKSYHISRNHLGKIVHHLALSGYISTSRGKGGGMRLSRSPEKIILGDVIRKTEGEIHLAECFSDLHNTCPISAFCQLKGVLYEARNSFFSVLDSYTLADIVKNECSLRCALPANTI, from the coding sequence ATGCAACTTACACAGTATACAGATTATTCTATACGGGTTTTAATTTATCTCTGCATCCATGATAAGCAACTTGCAACGATTAGCGAAATTGCAAAGAGTTATCATATTTCTCGTAACCACCTTGGGAAAATTGTGCACCATCTAGCTCTTTCCGGGTATATTAGCACTTCCCGTGGTAAAGGAGGCGGTATGCGTTTATCTCGTTCTCCTGAAAAAATTATTTTAGGAGACGTAATACGTAAAACTGAAGGTGAAATTCATCTTGCTGAATGTTTTAGCGACTTGCACAATACTTGCCCTATTTCGGCTTTTTGCCAACTCAAGGGTGTACTTTATGAAGCACGAAATTCTTTTTTTTCCGTACTAGATAGTTATACATTAGCTGATATTGTTAAAAATGAATGCAGCCTTCGTTGCGCATTACCCGCTAACACTATCTAA
- a CDS encoding HU family DNA-binding protein: MNKTELVNFVASKANLSQKESHHAVDSFLQTITETLKKKETISLIGFGSFTVQTRAARSGRHPKTGEEITIKAANIPTFKAGKTLKESVQKKKK, translated from the coding sequence ATGAATAAAACAGAATTAGTTAATTTCGTTGCTTCAAAAGCAAATTTGTCTCAAAAAGAATCCCATCATGCAGTAGATTCTTTTCTACAAACTATTACTGAAACTCTAAAGAAAAAGGAAACGATCAGTCTAATTGGCTTTGGTTCTTTTACAGTACAAACTAGAGCAGCTCGTTCAGGAAGACACCCTAAAACTGGCGAAGAAATCACTATAAAAGCAGCAAATATTCCTACTTTTAAGGCGGGAAAAACTCTTAAAGAATCGGTGCAAAAGAAAAAGAAGTAA
- a CDS encoding SCO family protein: MRTLLLSVLLGLSGVAVLWVATDKGRAFTTDTARKVEVRDRPRKVPNFHLEDENENPMLSDEWQGHYTVIDFIYTSCTDACLILGSGLKDLQTNFKELLSQNKLHLLSISFDPERDTPQVLRNHLSHFCANSNYWSAARPISTNENQAILDFFKIIVIPDKKGGFTHSAGYQIINPDGQLVAIFSDDEYNHLQDYLHEILTNERL; encoded by the coding sequence ATGAGAACCTTACTTTTAAGTGTATTGCTAGGGTTATCTGGGGTAGCGGTTTTATGGGTAGCAACAGACAAGGGTAGAGCATTTACAACAGACACTGCTCGAAAAGTAGAAGTTAGAGATCGTCCACGCAAGGTGCCTAATTTTCATTTAGAGGATGAAAATGAAAATCCTATGTTATCCGATGAGTGGCAGGGTCACTATACTGTAATAGATTTTATCTATACTTCTTGCACTGATGCTTGCTTAATATTAGGTAGTGGATTAAAAGATCTACAAACTAACTTCAAAGAATTACTTAGCCAAAATAAATTACATTTACTAAGTATTAGTTTTGATCCTGAACGAGATACTCCGCAGGTTCTTAGAAATCATCTCTCTCATTTTTGTGCAAATAGTAATTATTGGTCTGCGGCACGGCCTATTAGCACCAATGAAAATCAAGCTATTTTAGATTTTTTTAAAATTATTGTAATCCCTGACAAAAAAGGGGGGTTTACTCATTCTGCTGGCTACCAAATAATCAATCCTGATGGGCAGTTAGTCGCTATTTTTAGTGATGATGAATATAACCATTTACAGGATTATTTACATGAAATACTTACGAACGAAAGATTATGA